From one Solanum stenotomum isolate F172 chromosome 12, ASM1918654v1, whole genome shotgun sequence genomic stretch:
- the LOC125847612 gene encoding protein DETOXIFICATION 40-like isoform X1, giving the protein MEPNEPLLESEEPILAEQISSELEEILSDTSLSRIQRFRIASVIELRNLFRLAAPSIIVYLLNNVTSMSTQIFCGHLGNLELAAASLGNSGIQLLAYGVMLGMGSAVETLCGQAYGGHKYEMLGIYLQRSTILLMLTGIPLMVAYLFSKPILILLGQSKKVASAAALFVYGLIPQIFAYAANFPIQKFLQAQSIVNPSAYIAAVTLIFHLSLTWLVLYVFNWGLFGGALVLSISWWIVVIAQFVYILWTDRCKKTWSGFSMQAFYGLWDFFKLSLASAIMLCLETWYFQILILIAGLLPNPEVALDSLAVCTTILGWVFMISVGFNAAASVRVSNELGGGHPKSAAFSVVVVTMSSFVISVVFAILVLLFRHVMSYAFTGGQVIAEAASDLAPLLAISLILNGVQPVLSGVAVGCGWQAFVAYVNVGCYYVVGIPLGIVLGFYFNLEAKGIWLGMLGGTAMQTIILLWVTFRTDWEKEVEQAKSRLNMWQNNSKKPLFND; this is encoded by the exons ATGGAGCCAAATGAACCTTTGTTAGAATCAGAAGAACCAATATTGGCGGAGCAAATTAGCTCTGAACTTGAAGAAATCCTATCAGACACAAGCTTATCACGTATTCAGCGTTTTAGAATAGCTTCAGTAATAGAGTTGAGAAATCTGTTCCGTCTAGCAGCTCCTTCCATCATTGTTTACTTGCTTAACAATGTTACTTCCATGTCTACACAAATTTTCTGTGGCCATCTTGGAAATCTTGAACTTGCTGCTGCTTCCCTTGGTAATAGTGGCATTCAACTTTTGGCCTATGGTGTCATG CTAGGAATGGGAAGTGCAGTGGAGACATTATGTGGTCAAGCATATGGAGGTCACAAGTATGAAATGCTAGGAATATATCTCCAAAGATCAACCATACTTCTTATGTTAACAGGAATACCACTAATGGTGGCATACTTATTTTCTAAGCCAATCTTGATTTTACTAGGCCAATCCAAGAAAGTAGCATCAGCAGCAGCACTATTTGTCTATGGTTTAATTCCACAAATATTTGCTTATGCAGCCAACTTCCCTATCCAAAAATTCTTACAAGCTCAAAGTATTGTTAACCCTAGTGCATATATTGCTGCCGTTACATTAATTTTTCACCTTTCTTTAACGTGGCTAGTGCTTTACGTATTTAATTGGGGATTATTTGGTGGAGCTTTGGTTTTGAGCATTTCATGGTGGATAGTTGTGATTGCAcaatttgtgtatattttgtgGACTGATAGATGTAAGAAAACATGGAGTGGATTTAGCATGCAAGCATTTTATGGATTGTGGGATTTTTTCAAGTTGTCACTTGCTTCAGCTATTATGTTATGTCTAGAGACTTGgtattttcagattttgattttaattgcTGGTTTGCTTCCAAATCCTGAAGTGGCATTGGACTCTCTTGCTGTTTG TACGACAATTCTAGGGTGGGTGTTCATGATATCCGTTGGGTTCAATGCTGCAGCAAG TGTTCGAGTGAGCAATGAGTTGGGAGGTGGACATCCAAAATCAGCAGCATTTTCTGTTGTAGTGGTGACAATGAGTTCATTTGTGATTTCTGTTGTGTTTGCAATTTTGGTTTTATTATTCCGCCATGTCATGAGTTATGCCTTCACGGGTGGACAAGTCATTGCTGAAGCAGCCTCAGATCTTGCCCCACTCTTGGCTATATCTCTAATACTCAATGGTGTTCAACCTGTTTTATCTG ggGTTGCTGTTGGATGTGGATGGCAAGCATTTGTGGCATACGTTAACGTTGGATGTTACTACGTTGTTGGCATTCCATTGGGTATTGTTCTTGGATTTTATTTCAACCTTGAAGCCAag GGAATATGGTTGGGGATGTTAGGAGGAACAGCTATGCAGACTATCATATTATTGTGGGTCACCTTTCGAACCGATTGGGAGAAAGAG GTGGAGCAAGCAAAGAGTCGATTAAATATGTGGCAAAACAATAGTAAAAAACCATTGTTCAATGATTGA